One genomic window of Ammospiza nelsoni isolate bAmmNel1 chromosome 4, bAmmNel1.pri, whole genome shotgun sequence includes the following:
- the GSR gene encoding glutathione reductase, mitochondrial isoform X1 — protein MAAAAYELLVLGGGSGGLAGARRAAELGARVALVEPQRLGGTCVNVGCVPKKVMWNTAVHAEFVHDHADYGFETAGVKFNWRTIKEKRDAYVRRLNDVYENNVKKAHIDIIRGYGKFTADPEPTIEVNGKKYTAPHILIATGGRPAVPSDSEIPGASLGMTSDGFFDLEELPRRSVVVGAGYIAVEMVGILSTLGSKSSLLIRHDKVLRTFDSLISSNCTQELENTGVDVWKHTQVKRVTKSPCGLLDVTVASVAPGHKPTEAVIRDVDCLLWAVGREPNSDGLGLEQVGVRMDTKGHVVVDEYQNTTRRGIYAVGDVCGRALLTPVAIAAGRKLAHRLFEGRQDSRLDYENIPTVVFSHPPIGTVGLTEEEAMAIHGKDKVKIYNTSFTPLYHAVTQRKVKCVMKLVCTGKEEKVVGLHMQGLGCDEMLQGFAVAIKMGATKADLDNTVAIHPTSAEELVTLR, from the exons ATGGCGGCGGCCGCCTacgagctgctggtgctgggcggcggctccggggggCTGGCGGGGGCCCGCCGGGCGGCCGAGCTCGGCGCCCGGGTCGCGCTGGTGGAGCCGCAGCGCCTCGGCGGCACCTGC GTCAATGTTGGATGTGTGCCCAAAAAG GTGATGTGGAACACGGCAGTGCACGCAGAGTTTGTCCACGACCATGCTGACTATGGCTTTGAAACTGCGGGTGTCAAGTTCAACTGGAG GACCATAAAGGAGAAGCGAGATGCCTACGTGCGGCGCCTCAATGACGTCTATGAGAACAATGTGAAGAAG GCTCACATTGACATCATCCGGGGCTACGGCAAGTTTACCGCTGATCCCGAGCCAACCATCGAAGTGAACGGGAAAAAGTACACGGCTCCTCACATCCTTATAGCCACGGGAGGGCGCCCGGCTGTCCCTTCCGACAGCGAAATTCCTG gtgccagcctggggaTGACCAGTGACGGCTTCTTcgacctggaggagctgcccag GCGCAGCGTTGTCGTCGGGGCCGGCTACATCGCGGTGGAGATGGTGGGGATCCTCTCCACGCTGGGCTCCAAGTCCTCGCTGCTCATCCGCCACGACAAG GTGCTGCGAACCTTTGACTCTCTGATCAGCTCCAACTGCACCCAGGAGCTGGAGAACACCGGGGTGGATGTCTGGAAGCACACACAG GTTAAGAGGGTCACCAAGTCTCCGTGTGGGCTGCTGGATGTGACGGTGGCCTCGGTGGCACCCGGCCACAAGCCGACAGAGGCAGTGATCCGGGACGTGGACTGCCTACTGTGGGCCGTGGGGCGGGAGCCCAACTCTGAcgggctgggcctggagcaAGTG GGCGTGCGGATGGACACCAAGGGCCACGTGGTGGTGGATGAATACCAGAACACCACCAGGAGAGGGATCTACGCCGTCGGGGATGTGTGTGGGAGAGCCCTCCTCACCCcag tggcCATTGCAGCTGGTAGGAAGCTGGCCCACAGGCTCTTCGAGGGCAGGCAGGATTCCCGGCTGGACTACGAGAACATCCCCACGGTCGTCTTCAGCCACCCGCCCATCGGCACTGTGGGGCTCACTGAag aggaggcCATGGCCATACATGGGAAGGACAAGGTGAAGATCTACAACACATCCTTCACTCCCTTGTACCACGCTGTCACCCAGAGGAAGGTGAAGTGTGTCATGAAGCTGGTGTGCACTGGCAAGGAGGAGAAG GTGGTGGGATTGCACATgcaagggctgggctgtgacGAAATGCTGCAGGGCTTTGCCGTGGCCATCAAAATGGGGGCCACCAAGGCCGACCTGGACAACACCGTAGCCATTCACCCCACTTCTGCTGAGGAGCTGGTGACGCTGCGCTGA
- the GSR gene encoding glutathione reductase, mitochondrial isoform X2 has translation MAAAAYELLVLGGGSGGLAGARRAAELGARVALVEPQRLGGTCVNVGCVPKKVMWNTAVHAEFVHDHADYGFETAGVKFNWRTIKEKRDAYVRRLNDVYENNVKKAHIDIIRGYGKFTADPEPTIEVNGKKYTAPHILIATGGRPAVPSDSEIPGASLGMTSDGFFDLEELPRRSVVVGAGYIAVEMVGILSTLGSKSSLLIRHDKGVRMDTKGHVVVDEYQNTTRRGIYAVGDVCGRALLTPVAIAAGRKLAHRLFEGRQDSRLDYENIPTVVFSHPPIGTVGLTEEEAMAIHGKDKVKIYNTSFTPLYHAVTQRKVKCVMKLVCTGKEEKVVGLHMQGLGCDEMLQGFAVAIKMGATKADLDNTVAIHPTSAEELVTLR, from the exons ATGGCGGCGGCCGCCTacgagctgctggtgctgggcggcggctccggggggCTGGCGGGGGCCCGCCGGGCGGCCGAGCTCGGCGCCCGGGTCGCGCTGGTGGAGCCGCAGCGCCTCGGCGGCACCTGC GTCAATGTTGGATGTGTGCCCAAAAAG GTGATGTGGAACACGGCAGTGCACGCAGAGTTTGTCCACGACCATGCTGACTATGGCTTTGAAACTGCGGGTGTCAAGTTCAACTGGAG GACCATAAAGGAGAAGCGAGATGCCTACGTGCGGCGCCTCAATGACGTCTATGAGAACAATGTGAAGAAG GCTCACATTGACATCATCCGGGGCTACGGCAAGTTTACCGCTGATCCCGAGCCAACCATCGAAGTGAACGGGAAAAAGTACACGGCTCCTCACATCCTTATAGCCACGGGAGGGCGCCCGGCTGTCCCTTCCGACAGCGAAATTCCTG gtgccagcctggggaTGACCAGTGACGGCTTCTTcgacctggaggagctgcccag GCGCAGCGTTGTCGTCGGGGCCGGCTACATCGCGGTGGAGATGGTGGGGATCCTCTCCACGCTGGGCTCCAAGTCCTCGCTGCTCATCCGCCACGACAAG GGCGTGCGGATGGACACCAAGGGCCACGTGGTGGTGGATGAATACCAGAACACCACCAGGAGAGGGATCTACGCCGTCGGGGATGTGTGTGGGAGAGCCCTCCTCACCCcag tggcCATTGCAGCTGGTAGGAAGCTGGCCCACAGGCTCTTCGAGGGCAGGCAGGATTCCCGGCTGGACTACGAGAACATCCCCACGGTCGTCTTCAGCCACCCGCCCATCGGCACTGTGGGGCTCACTGAag aggaggcCATGGCCATACATGGGAAGGACAAGGTGAAGATCTACAACACATCCTTCACTCCCTTGTACCACGCTGTCACCCAGAGGAAGGTGAAGTGTGTCATGAAGCTGGTGTGCACTGGCAAGGAGGAGAAG GTGGTGGGATTGCACATgcaagggctgggctgtgacGAAATGCTGCAGGGCTTTGCCGTGGCCATCAAAATGGGGGCCACCAAGGCCGACCTGGACAACACCGTAGCCATTCACCCCACTTCTGCTGAGGAGCTGGTGACGCTGCGCTGA